CCAATCGGAGATGCGCGAACTGCTCGACCGCGCGATCGCGGTCGGCGTCGAGCAACGCCTGCAGCCGATCATCGCGGCCCTGCGCGGGCTGATTAGCCCGCAGACCCAGCCGTCGGACGCGAAGCGCTTCGAGCAGCAGCGAGGGAACCTGTGACCACCACCATCTCCGAGACCGATGGCCGTCTTGCCCGCATCCACGAGACGGGTTATTGGCGTGTGCTTGTCCACCCCACGGTATTCGAAGAGCGCCGCATTCCCACGTTGCGTGACTGCGAGAAGCTCATCGAAGCTGCCAGCGTTCGCCTGAGGGGCTGGGACTACCCCCACGTCGACAACAACGGGTACGACCGCGGCGAGGACTTCATCCAGTCCGGCAGCGACTTCGGTAACCATGTCGAGCTGTGGCGGATGTACCAGAGTGGGCAGTTCGTGCATCAATTTGCTATGCGGGGTGATCGGGTGCCGATGTCATCCGAATCCGCTCATCACCGAGAGAATCGCGCTCCGGGCTCGCCTCATATCAATTTCATCGACGTGCTCTACACCCTGACGGAGATACTGGAGTTCTCCAAAGGGCTGGCGTATCGAGGCGTGCTCGATTCCGCGGGCAGTCTGCGCATCGAACTGAACGGCACCAAGTCGCGAATGGTGAGTGCTCCTACGGGTCGTATGATCCACGGCCGATATGTGGCCGATCAGGACTCGATCGGATGGTCGGCGACCCAGCCTGCCGCAATACTAATCGCGGACGCTCCCCGTCTCGCGGTTGATGCAACCATTCGCATCCTGAAGCGCTTCAATTGGCCGGAGCCACCGCGCGCTTTGCTTGAAGAAGAACAGCGTCGTTTCCTTGAACGACGATTGTAGAACGGAAGATCGCCCGTGAAGTACAAGCCGTTTTGCAAGACGAAGCGGCCGCGGCGCCGGCAGGTGCACCTGCCGGGGCTGCCGTTTCCGATCACCGTCGTGCCCGACGAGGAGATGGCGAAGGCCGACTGCATCATCTGCATGCCGGACGAGGGGCCGGCCTACTTCACAGACGATGTGAAGACCGACTGCGCTGTCTGCGGCCGGCGCATCAAGCACCGGCCCTACATGCCCGCCTCGGTGAAAAAGGTCTGCATCGACTGCTTTGCCATCATCGCCGAGAAGGAGAAGGCAGAGGAAGAGCAGGGACCGCAGGTCGACGCGCCGTAGCGCTGCGTCTCAGTCCGGCGTCGCTCGCTCAGCCGCGGTCGAACAGCGCGGCGGCGCGCTCGCGCGGGGCTGCGCGCAGGCGTGCCGTCTCTTCCTCGTCCAGGCGATACGTCTCCGGGTCGAGTACCACGCCGTAGTCGTCGCGGGCGCCGCGCACGCTCACGAACCCTTCGAGCACGTCCTGGCGCACGCGCGCCGGCTCGCGCAGGAACGGATCGCCCCAGCCGCCGCCGCCCGTCGTGACCACGCGCAGCAGGTCGCCGGCATCCAGGGCGATGTCGTCGCCGATCGGCGGCAGCAGGCGTTCGCCCGGCGTGCCGGGGTTGAGCACAAAGCAGCCCGGCCGCGCCGCGCGCCCGCCGTTCACGCCGAAGCAGGGATATTTGACGTTGTCCATGCGCGTGGCCAGCACCGTGCCGCTGCCCAGTACGCGCACCTCGCGCACCACGCCGCAGCCGCCGCGCCAGCGCCCCGGCCCACCCGAGTCGGCGGCGATCGCGTAGCGCTCCACCAGCAGGCCGTGCTCGCGCTCCAGGAACTCGACGGGGAAGTTCTGCTGCACGGTGAAGTAGATCGCGCTGGCGCCGTCGCCGTCGGGCCGGGCGCCCAGGCCCGCGCCCACGCCCTCGGAGCAGACGTCGAACGCACCGGTGCGCTCGTCCAGCAGGCGCAGCGTGTAAATCACGTAGACGGGCGAGTTGGCCGCGGCCTGCCCATTCGTCGCCACGCTCAGCACGCCGAGCATGCAGCCGCTGATGCGCTGGCGCACGTGGCTGCGCAGGCCCGTGGCCGCCGGGAAACGCGGCTGCGTCACCGTGCCCGGCTTCGCCGCCAGCTCGTCGATCGTGTGCAGCAAGCCCTCGTTCAGCGGCAGCGTCGGGTCGAGGCCCATCAGGTAGCGGCCGAAGAGCAGGTTCAGGTAGCCCAGCGTGACGAGGAAGTTGATCGGCCCCTTCGCCTGCGGGCCGCTCTCGCTGATATCGGCGGTCACGCGGTCGCCACGCCGGCGCAGCGTGAGCGCGACTTTGTACGACTGGCCGGAGTTGCCGTCATCGTCGGCGAAGTCGTAGAAGGCGTGCTCGCCCTCGGGCACCAGCGATCGCAGCAGCGACCGCGCGGCCGTGCCGGTGCGGTGGATCAGGTCGTCCAGCGCGGCGAGCACCGTCTCGCGGCCGTGGCGGCGCAGCAGCTCCTCCAGCCGCTCGACGCCGAGACGGCAGCTCGCCATCAGGGCGCGGGTGTCGCCTTCGAGGTCGGCGGGGAAGCGTGAGTTGGCGAGCAGCACACGGTATGCCTCGTCGTTGAGCACGCCGCCGGCGAAGATGCGGATCGGCGGCACGCGTGTGCCCTCGTGGAAGATCTCCGTGGCGCCCGGCGAGATGCTGCCAGCACGCGTGCCGCCGATGTCACGGAAGTGCCCAAAGGTGGCCGAGAAGGCCACGACTTCGCCCGCGTCGAACACGGGCGAGATGAAGACCATGTCGCCCAGGTGCTGGATCGCGCCCTGCGAGAGATACGGGTCGTTGTACCAAAAGACGTCGCCGGGGCGCAGCGTCTCGATCGGGTACTGGCACAGGACGGGCTCGATCAGGCCGGGCGCGGTGAAGGAGACGTGCGCGGCGAGCAGGCGGCCGCGCGCGTCAAACAGGCCGACGAAGAAGTCCTTCTTCTCCTTGATCATGGCGGACATGGCGGTGCGGTTGATCAGCACCTCCATCTCGTGAATCGCCGCGGTCAGGGCGCCGTTGATCAGCTCGCTCGTCACCGGGCTGACGGCCATGCTCCGCCTCCTTCGCCCGCGCCGGCCGGCGACCGGCGTCCCGTTCCCGCCGCGACGCCATCGTGCCACATCCTCACGCCTGCGCGTAGACGAGTTGCACGGCGCCGTCGGGAAAGGCGCGCTGGCGTTCCAGGCGCAGCGACCGCGTCACCCCGCCGGAAGCGAAGAGGTGAACGCCAGCGCCCGCCAGGATCGGCAGGATCACCAGCCCCAGCCGGTCGACCGCGCCGAGGTCGAGGAACCCCTGGATCACGCGCGGCCCGCCAAGCAACTGCACGTCGCCATTGACACTTCCACCGCGCAGCTGCTTGAGCAGGCCCGCCGGGCCGCCCGGTACGGCCACGACGTCTGCATGCCGCCTCTCGGGCAGCGGGCGCGAGGTGAGGACGTAGACCCGCAGGTTCGGCCACGGCCAGCCGCCCTGCTCGGTCCAGTAGGCGTGACCGAAGTCGAAGCTGGTACGGCCCACGACGACAGCCTCGCAGCCCTCGATGAACTCCGGGTAGCCGTGCGAGTGCCCCGGCACGAACGTTGGCATCGAGTTCCAGATGGGGGAGCCGTCGGCCGTCGCCATCAGCCCGTCGAGGCTAACGCCGATGTGAGTGCGGATCAGCATGATGATCGTCCCCGCTTGTTCTATGCGCGGCTGTCTCCGCCTGGCGAAGGTTCCCGATTGAACCATCGCCGACCCGCGCCGGCAGATGAGAGCCGGTCAGGCGTTGGCGTGCTCGCGCGCCAGCGCCGCGCCCAGCGCGTCCAGCAGCTCGGCCGTCCCGTGCTCGCGCAGGGCGGGATCGTCGTAGCCGTCGAGGAAAGCGCCCTGCTCGGTGTAAATGAGCCGCGTGCCATCGCCCGCCGGCTGGAGCTCGACCGTGGCCAGCGAGGCCGAGATCCGCGTCTCGTCCATGTACATGTCGTAGCTGGAGATGATGCGCTCGTTCGGCACGATGTCGTGGTAGCGGGCTTCGAAGGTGTGCACCGGGCCGCCCCTGGGGACGCCGCTGACGCGCTCGCGGCCGCCGACGCGGAAGTCGAGCTCATGCGGGCCGGGTTGCCACTCATCTGGACCGGCGAACCAGCGGGCCTTGGCCGCGGGATCGGCCCAGGCGGCGAAGACGCGCGCCGGCGAAGCGGCGTAGGTGCGCTCGATCACGAAGGTCGCGTGGGTGACAGATCGCTCGGACATGACGTACTCCTTACTGTTCCGGTTGGTCGGGGTGCTGCGCGAGAAAGTCGCCGAGGCGGTCGAGGCGCTGCTCCCAGAGCGTGCGGCGCGCGGCGATCCAGCGCTCGGCCAGGCTCAGTGCGGCGGGATCGATACGGCAGGTGCGCACCCGCCCCAGCTTCTGCGAGCGGACCAGCCCGCTCGCCTCCAGCACCTGCAGGTGCTGCACCACCGCCGGCAACGACATGGGCAGGGGCCGCGCCAGCTCGCTGACCGAGGCCGGCCCGCGGCTCAAGCGCTCCACCATGCCGCGGCGGGTCGGGTCCGCGAGCGCCTGGAAGATGCGGTCGAGCGCGGTGTATTGGTTAACCATCTTCTTAAGTATTGCGCCGAACAGTGGCCCTGTCAAGGCACTTCGCTCAGCGCAGCGGACGTAAGGCCGGAGTCAGCGGCCATTCGCAAGGTTGGTGGATCCGGCGCCGTGCGCGGCTGCGCGGAAGCCGCGGAGTGGGCATGATGCGAGGGTGAACCCCGCGCGCCCGCGCCTCTATCTCGATGAAGACGTGCCCGTGCAGATCGCGCCGCCGCTGCGCGCCGCCGGCTTCGACGTGCTCACCACGCGCGAGGCCGGCCGCTTGCAAGCCAAAGACCCGGACCAGTTAGCGTTCGCCGCGGCTGAAGGGCGGGTGCTCGTCACGCGCAATCGCAATGACTTCCTTGAGCTGGCCGATCAACTCGGCTTCGCCGGCGGACACCATGCCGGTGTGCTGATCCTCTCTCCCACCTTCGCCGACGAGGACTACGGTGGCATGGCACGAGCGATCGCGGCGTATCTGCGACGGTTTCCGGAGGGGATGCCGGCAGACCTCACCGATTTCGTAAGCCCGCTGCGCCGAGATTGAGCTACCGATCGAGGTCGCTGAGAATCTGTCTGATCAGGGCCGGCGTAATCTTCTCCGCCGCTTCCAATCGACGAGCGATCTCCCACTCGCGCGCCAGGCGCTGGTCGATCTCCTCGGGGAAGGCGGCGTAGAAGTCTAGCCCGGCCTGGAGCTGCTCCGGCGTCATCCACGAAAAGTAGTCGGCCAGCCTCGCCCGGTCGCGATCGACGCCCAGCCAGACCTCGATCAGCTCGAAGACGTCGAGCCCGGTGCCCGAGATGCGGGCGCGCCGCCCCGCCGGCTCATCCACATAAAAGATGCCGGGCACACGGGCCAGCTTCTCGGCCTCTGTCAGCGCGGGTGTCGTCATGCCGCAAGTGTACCAGTTCCGTGCGGCGCCGCAGCCGCTATGATGAAGCGGCCGGCGGTCCGGCCTGCGGAGGAATGGCGATGAAACTCGGCCTTGCGATCGGCTATTCGGGCGCGGAGCTGCGCCTGCCCATGGAACGCTTCCTGCTCGCCGAGCGGTTGGGGTACGACTCGCTCTGGACCGCCGAAGCCTACGGTTCGGACGCGATCACGCCGCTGGCCTACATCGCCGCGCTGACGCAGCGCATCCGCCTGGGCACCGGCATCATGCAGCTCGCCGGGCGCACGCCGGCGATGGCAGCGATGCAGGCCGCCACGGTCGATGCGCTCTCCGGCGGCCGCGTGATCGCCGGGCTCGGCGTCTCCGGTCCGCAGATCGTGGAAGGCTGGTACGGCCAGCCCTGGGGCAAGCCGTACTACCGCATCCGCGACTACGTGCAGATCATGCGCAAGATCTTTTCCCGCGAAGGGCCCGTGAGCCATGCGGGCCGCGAAATATCATTGCCCTATACCGGCGAAGGCGCGATGGGCATCGGCAAGCCGCTGAAGAGCATCCTGCACATGAACCCGAAGTTGCCGATCTGGCTGGGCACCGGCACCGAGTCGAACGTCAAGCTCACCGCGGAGCTGGCCGACGGCTGGCTGCCGCTGGGCTTCGTGCCCGGCAGCATGCAGACCTACCGGCCCTGGCTTGAAGAAGGCTTCCGCCGCGCCGGCGGCGGCAAATCGCTCAAGGACTTCGAGATCCAGGCCAGCACCACGGTCACGATCACGGACGACGTGCGCGAGGCCTTCCGCAGGATGAAGCCGCAGATCGCGCTGTACGTCGGCGGCATGGGCCACCGCGACAAGAACTTCCACAACGACATGATGGTGCGCCGCGGCTACGGCGATGCGGCGAAGAGCATCCAGGAACTGTACCTGGCCGGGCGCAAGGCCGAGGCAACGGAGGCGATCCCGGACGAGTACTGCGACGAGATGGCGCTGGCCGGAACGCCGGCGCGCATCCGCGAGCGC
The genomic region above belongs to Dehalococcoidia bacterium and contains:
- a CDS encoding metalloregulator ArsR/SmtB family transcription factor, producing MVNQYTALDRIFQALADPTRRGMVERLSRGPASVSELARPLPMSLPAVVQHLQVLEASGLVRSQKLGRVRTCRIDPAALSLAERWIAARRTLWEQRLDRLGDFLAQHPDQPEQ
- a CDS encoding LLM class F420-dependent oxidoreductase, with the protein product MKLGLAIGYSGAELRLPMERFLLAERLGYDSLWTAEAYGSDAITPLAYIAALTQRIRLGTGIMQLAGRTPAMAAMQAATVDALSGGRVIAGLGVSGPQIVEGWYGQPWGKPYYRIRDYVQIMRKIFSREGPVSHAGREISLPYTGEGAMGIGKPLKSILHMNPKLPIWLGTGTESNVKLTAELADGWLPLGFVPGSMQTYRPWLEEGFRRAGGGKSLKDFEIQASTTVTITDDVREAFRRMKPQIALYVGGMGHRDKNFHNDMMVRRGYGDAAKSIQELYLAGRKAEATEAIPDEYCDEMALAGTPARIRERYRAWEDSGATGLTISTAQDEALELMAEIAQAEPVR
- a CDS encoding SRPBCC family protein, whose translation is MSERSVTHATFVIERTYAASPARVFAAWADPAAKARWFAGPDEWQPGPHELDFRVGGRERVSGVPRGGPVHTFEARYHDIVPNERIISSYDMYMDETRISASLATVELQPAGDGTRLIYTEQGAFLDGYDDPALREHGTAELLDALGAALAREHANA
- a CDS encoding DUF5615 family PIN-like protein — its product is MNPARPRLYLDEDVPVQIAPPLRAAGFDVLTTREAGRLQAKDPDQLAFAAAEGRVLVTRNRNDFLELADQLGFAGGHHAGVLILSPTFADEDYGGMARAIAAYLRRFPEGMPADLTDFVSPLRRD
- a CDS encoding hydantoinase B/oxoprolinase family protein, whose product is MAVSPVTSELINGALTAAIHEMEVLINRTAMSAMIKEKKDFFVGLFDARGRLLAAHVSFTAPGLIEPVLCQYPIETLRPGDVFWYNDPYLSQGAIQHLGDMVFISPVFDAGEVVAFSATFGHFRDIGGTRAGSISPGATEIFHEGTRVPPIRIFAGGVLNDEAYRVLLANSRFPADLEGDTRALMASCRLGVERLEELLRRHGRETVLAALDDLIHRTGTAARSLLRSLVPEGEHAFYDFADDDGNSGQSYKVALTLRRRGDRVTADISESGPQAKGPINFLVTLGYLNLLFGRYLMGLDPTLPLNEGLLHTIDELAAKPGTVTQPRFPAATGLRSHVRQRISGCMLGVLSVATNGQAAANSPVYVIYTLRLLDERTGAFDVCSEGVGAGLGARPDGDGASAIYFTVQQNFPVEFLEREHGLLVERYAIAADSGGPGRWRGGCGVVREVRVLGSGTVLATRMDNVKYPCFGVNGGRAARPGCFVLNPGTPGERLLPPIGDDIALDAGDLLRVVTTGGGGWGDPFLREPARVRQDVLEGFVSVRGARDDYGVVLDPETYRLDEEETARLRAAPRERAAALFDRG
- a CDS encoding dihydrofolate reductase family protein is translated as MLIRTHIGVSLDGLMATADGSPIWNSMPTFVPGHSHGYPEFIEGCEAVVVGRTSFDFGHAYWTEQGGWPWPNLRVYVLTSRPLPERRHADVVAVPGGPAGLLKQLRGGSVNGDVQLLGGPRVIQGFLDLGAVDRLGLVILPILAGAGVHLFASGGVTRSLRLERQRAFPDGAVQLVYAQA